One part of the Bacteroidota bacterium genome encodes these proteins:
- a CDS encoding circadian clock KaiB family protein encodes MRKYQLKLYITGKTARSEQAVSNLKSLCKSNLNDDYELLIIDVLDSPELAVQDQVLATTTLIKILPLPVRRIVGDLTDTQRVLLGLEIKV; translated from the coding sequence ATGAGGAAATATCAACTAAAACTCTATATAACAGGTAAAACTGCCCGCTCGGAACAGGCGGTGTCAAATCTGAAAAGCCTTTGTAAATCAAATTTAAATGATGACTATGAACTTCTTATTATAGATGTTCTGGACAGTCCTGAACTTGCCGTGCAGGATCAGGTGCTCGCAACCACGACATTGATAAAAATTCTTCCTCTTCCGGTAAGAAGAATTGTTGGTGATCTCACTGATACTCAAAGAGTATTGCTTGGACTTGAAATAAAAGTGTAA
- a CDS encoding HAMP domain-containing histidine kinase, with translation MENTGLVLTCDISGRVLSVEINNTGLENNRFIDRLLIEIFSNEDIAKVLEFFVETKSVGASFSKQLSIISGEKTAKFFFNSVKIDNKIIILGTNHRANFDDMMSQMMSINNDQTNMLRQLFKAQMAPEDKKERVIETVLYEELSRVNNDLVNIQRELAKKNHELEALNKLKNQFLGMAAHDLRNPLGVIMNLSEFILEEKEKLSEEAVSFLEKIDSLSKFMLNMVTELLDISSIESGQMNLNKTRFDLVQLVRDAVTLNKSLAEKKNIFINFVSSEESLPLYADLNKIDQVITNLLTNAVKYSYQNTTTVVAIMKDLKKARLVVKDQGQGIPSNEIIKLFKPFAKTSVKSTGGEKSTGLGLMIVKKIVDGHGGTITVESEVGAGTTFTVELPLAEE, from the coding sequence ATGGAAAATACCGGACTTGTACTCACTTGTGATATTTCCGGACGGGTTTTATCGGTAGAGATAAACAATACCGGACTTGAAAACAACCGTTTTATTGACCGGCTTTTAATCGAAATATTTTCAAACGAAGATATCGCGAAAGTCCTGGAGTTCTTCGTTGAAACCAAATCCGTTGGTGCATCCTTCAGTAAACAACTCTCCATTATCAGTGGTGAAAAAACAGCAAAGTTCTTTTTCAATTCGGTCAAGATCGACAACAAAATCATAATTCTGGGAACAAATCACAGGGCAAACTTTGATGACATGATGTCTCAGATGATGTCGATAAATAATGACCAGACCAATATGCTCCGTCAGTTGTTTAAAGCACAGATGGCCCCTGAGGATAAAAAAGAACGGGTAATCGAGACAGTCCTTTATGAAGAACTAAGCCGGGTGAATAACGATCTGGTTAATATTCAAAGAGAACTGGCTAAAAAAAATCATGAACTTGAGGCTCTGAACAAACTAAAAAATCAGTTTTTGGGGATGGCGGCTCACGATTTACGAAATCCGCTCGGGGTTATAATGAATCTTTCAGAGTTTATACTGGAGGAGAAGGAAAAACTTTCGGAAGAGGCAGTCAGTTTTTTGGAAAAAATTGATTCTTTGTCAAAGTTCATGCTAAACATGGTGACTGAGTTGCTGGATATCTCCAGCATAGAGTCCGGACAAATGAATCTGAACAAGACACGGTTTGATCTTGTACAACTCGTGAGGGATGCAGTTACCCTTAATAAATCGCTTGCAGAAAAGAAGAATATCTTCATAAATTTTGTCTCTTCGGAGGAATCACTTCCACTATACGCCGATCTGAACAAGATAGATCAGGTCATCACCAACCTTTTAACAAACGCTGTAAAATACTCATACCAAAACACCACCACAGTTGTTGCCATCATGAAAGACCTGAAAAAGGCGAGGCTGGTGGTAAAAGATCAGGGGCAGGGGATTCCCTCGAATGAAATTATAAAACTTTTCAAACCATTTGCCAAGACGAGTGTAAAAAGTACAGGTGGTGAAAAAAGTACCGGACTGGGTTTGATGATCGTTAAGAAAATCGTTGACGGTCACGGCGGGACAATTACGGTGGAAAGTGAAGTGGGAGCGGGGACAACTTTTACCGTGGAATTACCCCTGGCGGAGGAATAA
- a CDS encoding cobalamin-dependent protein (Presence of a B(12) (cobalamin)-binding domain implies dependence on cobalamin itself, in one of its several forms, or in some unusual lineages, dependence on a cobalamin-like analog.), with the protein MKEKSNLIGRKLEGNKKMISRMVLDNHFEVSPSFKKSYTQRHIDLYLQDCEYKLSYLAEAVRLSQPELFIEYMRWAKIFFSSLNIVNDEFYRFFDLVRDNLRKFLSEEEFLVTATVFDQGVAAFRENSPADYSYFDEENPLRENAAEYLDYLLKGDRRSAMNIVMNMYHSGTPIKDIYLNVFQPAMLETGLLWQRGKITVAHEHFVTAATQLIMSQLYPFLFNYDNSVNRNIVVSCVANELHEIGARMVADFFEMEGWSSYYFGANTPVDSILRALENHNAKVLAISATMTYHIKDVESFISKVKNTPGFENIKVLVGGYPFKIAKNLWKEIGADGFAEDAKGAIELANGFILN; encoded by the coding sequence ATGAAGGAAAAATCGAATTTAATCGGCAGGAAGCTTGAGGGAAACAAAAAAATGATTTCCCGGATGGTATTGGACAACCATTTTGAAGTCTCCCCATCGTTCAAGAAAAGCTACACTCAGAGACACATCGATCTCTATCTGCAGGATTGCGAATACAAGCTCAGCTATCTTGCAGAAGCTGTCAGACTTTCGCAGCCCGAATTGTTTATCGAATACATGAGATGGGCAAAAATCTTTTTTTCCTCTCTAAATATTGTAAACGACGAGTTTTATCGGTTCTTCGACCTGGTGCGGGATAATTTGAGGAAATTTCTTTCAGAGGAGGAATTTCTTGTGACAGCGACAGTTTTCGACCAGGGTGTTGCTGCATTTAGAGAGAATTCGCCCGCTGATTACAGCTATTTTGATGAGGAAAATCCTCTTAGGGAAAATGCTGCTGAATATCTCGACTATCTCTTAAAAGGGGACAGAAGATCGGCGATGAACATTGTTATGAACATGTATCATTCGGGCACACCGATCAAGGATATTTATCTTAATGTTTTTCAACCGGCGATGCTGGAGACAGGACTGCTTTGGCAGAGGGGCAAAATTACCGTTGCCCATGAGCATTTTGTTACAGCAGCGACCCAACTTATAATGTCACAGCTTTACCCTTTTCTTTTCAACTATGACAACTCGGTAAACAGAAATATCGTTGTCAGTTGTGTCGCGAATGAATTGCACGAGATAGGTGCGAGGATGGTAGCCGATTTTTTTGAAATGGAGGGGTGGAGCAGTTACTATTTCGGAGCGAATACCCCGGTTGACAGTATTCTCAGAGCTCTCGAGAACCACAATGCCAAAGTGCTGGCAATTTCTGCCACCATGACCTATCATATTAAAGATGTTGAAAGTTTTATTTCCAAAGTAAAAAACACCCCCGGTTTTGAGAATATCAAGGTACTTGTCGGTGGGTATCCGTTTAAGATCGCAAAAAACCTTTGGAAAGAAATAGGTGCCGACGGTTTCGCAGAAGATGCAAAAGGTGCCATCGAATTAGCTAACGGCTTTATTCTGAACTAA
- a CDS encoding HAMP domain-containing histidine kinase, with the protein MSTALKTSFAPPERTPEHILLAQINKIESHSDITSVLHAIPEFVMILNKEREIVFANKSLLNYLAAEDDFLKRGFRPGEAINCQHAFENEAGCGTSEFCKTCGAVISILNSQSGQYEDVQECRIIQGDGCTALDLRVKSTRLSLEGEDFTVFTVADISNEKRRQALERIFFHDILNTAGGILGYTQILREAEPDELEIFSESIEELSNRLIEEIQAQKQLIAAEGGQLDIRPATFSSARMVHETIELYKNHVVAEGKSLVPGEVTDIEIVNDRSLLGRVLGNMVKNALEADPVGSVITVSCVEKEGKIIFSVNNHSFMPSIVQLQIFNRSFSSKGKGRGLGTYSMKLLSEKYLQGKVYFESSNEKGTTFYAEYPVSINQNE; encoded by the coding sequence ATGAGTACCGCACTCAAAACATCGTTCGCACCTCCCGAACGGACCCCTGAACATATTCTTCTGGCTCAAATTAATAAAATTGAGTCTCATTCAGACATAACTTCCGTCTTACACGCAATTCCTGAATTTGTCATGATATTAAACAAAGAACGGGAGATAGTTTTTGCCAACAAGAGCCTGCTGAATTATCTTGCCGCTGAAGACGATTTTCTAAAACGGGGATTCAGACCCGGTGAGGCTATAAACTGCCAGCATGCCTTCGAGAATGAAGCCGGATGTGGAACATCAGAATTTTGTAAAACCTGCGGAGCGGTGATATCCATTCTCAATTCACAAAGCGGGCAGTATGAAGATGTTCAGGAATGCAGGATCATTCAAGGTGACGGGTGTACCGCGCTTGACTTGCGTGTGAAATCGACTCGACTCTCACTTGAAGGAGAGGATTTCACAGTATTTACCGTTGCCGACATTTCCAACGAAAAGAGGCGTCAGGCTCTCGAAAGAATTTTCTTCCACGACATTCTCAACACTGCAGGTGGTATTTTAGGTTACACCCAGATTCTCCGGGAAGCGGAACCTGATGAACTCGAAATCTTCAGTGAAAGCATCGAAGAATTATCCAATCGTCTTATCGAAGAAATACAGGCTCAAAAACAGCTTATAGCTGCTGAAGGTGGGCAACTCGATATCCGTCCCGCAACATTCAGCAGTGCCAGGATGGTTCACGAGACAATCGAGCTTTACAAAAATCATGTTGTCGCAGAAGGGAAATCACTCGTTCCGGGAGAAGTGACAGATATTGAAATAGTAAACGACCGAAGCCTGCTTGGGAGAGTTCTTGGAAACATGGTAAAGAATGCCCTTGAAGCAGATCCCGTCGGTTCTGTAATAACGGTGTCGTGTGTGGAAAAAGAGGGCAAAATTATTTTCTCTGTGAATAATCATTCCTTTATGCCGAGTATCGTTCAACTTCAAATTTTTAACCGTTCTTTTTCGAGCAAGGGAAAAGGAAGAGGACTTGGGACTTACAGCATGAAACTTCTCTCTGAAAAGTATTTGCAGGGAAAAGTCTATTTTGAATCTTCCAATGAAAAGGGCACAACTTTTTATGCCGAGTATCCTGTATCAATTAATCAGAATGAGTAA
- the hemG gene encoding protoporphyrinogen oxidase, whose translation MKNIVILGAGISGLTAAHWLFRDRVDFTILEAGDKPGGSIRTEKENGFLMDFGPNSGLETSPYIREMVSQLGLDDEMIYASETSNKRYILKNDELMSLPTSPGAFLKTRLFSPMAKIRVMKEPFVGKSKDGYNQSLAEFVTRRLGREFLDYAIDPFVSGVFAGDAEKLSVKSAFPKLYRLEELYGGLIKGVIKGAKERKQAKARNEESKQSAKMFSFRSGMGILPDTIAAQFPDRIHYNCKVSKVTREGDGYSVTYEKNGTPHTIKCDILLSTLPAHVSADVFADFDRELSSHFKEIYHPPVKVLFVAFKKSEIRTPLDGFGFLIPSKEKKIFLGAIWSSVIFENRCNSNLAAFTVFIGGAKNFDVFRRFGNEIESKVIEELRHIMKISGEPVFSKSRMWDRAIPQYNLGYYLHDIYFNKIEAENPGLLFSGNFREGISIGDCFKNSKPAAEKVKKYL comes from the coding sequence ATGAAAAATATTGTAATACTTGGCGCAGGAATTTCTGGGCTTACAGCAGCTCACTGGTTGTTTCGTGATAGAGTGGATTTCACGATACTCGAAGCGGGTGATAAACCGGGCGGAAGTATAAGGACTGAAAAGGAAAATGGCTTCCTGATGGATTTTGGTCCCAACAGCGGACTCGAAACTTCCCCCTACATTCGTGAAATGGTCAGCCAGCTTGGGCTCGATGATGAGATGATTTACGCAAGTGAGACTTCGAACAAAAGGTACATCCTTAAAAATGATGAACTGATGTCGTTGCCAACAAGTCCGGGTGCTTTCCTTAAAACGAGGCTCTTCTCACCAATGGCAAAAATCAGAGTGATGAAAGAACCGTTTGTTGGAAAATCGAAGGATGGATACAATCAGAGTCTCGCCGAATTTGTAACGAGAAGACTCGGAAGGGAATTTCTTGATTATGCGATCGATCCCTTCGTTTCTGGTGTTTTTGCAGGAGACGCCGAGAAACTGAGTGTGAAATCAGCCTTTCCAAAACTCTACCGTTTAGAGGAGTTATACGGCGGACTGATAAAGGGCGTGATAAAAGGCGCAAAAGAGCGTAAACAGGCAAAAGCCCGCAATGAGGAGTCGAAACAGAGTGCGAAAATGTTTTCGTTCCGGTCGGGGATGGGGATTCTTCCTGACACAATAGCTGCACAATTTCCTGACAGAATTCACTACAATTGTAAAGTTTCCAAGGTGACCAGGGAGGGGGATGGATATTCCGTTACATATGAGAAGAACGGTACTCCTCACACGATCAAGTGCGACATACTTCTCTCGACACTTCCTGCACATGTCTCGGCAGATGTGTTTGCAGATTTTGACCGGGAACTTTCATCACATTTCAAAGAAATCTACCATCCTCCTGTAAAAGTACTCTTCGTCGCCTTCAAAAAGAGCGAAATCAGAACACCTCTTGACGGGTTTGGTTTTTTGATTCCAAGCAAGGAAAAGAAAATTTTCCTCGGTGCGATCTGGAGTTCCGTAATTTTTGAAAACAGGTGTAACTCGAATCTTGCCGCCTTCACTGTTTTTATCGGTGGTGCCAAGAACTTCGATGTGTTCCGTCGTTTTGGCAACGAAATCGAATCGAAAGTGATTGAGGAATTGCGCCACATCATGAAAATTTCAGGTGAACCTGTTTTTTCCAAATCAAGGATGTGGGACAGGGCGATACCGCAGTATAACCTTGGTTATTACCTGCACGATATTTATTTCAACAAAATTGAAGCAGAAAATCCAGGGCTCTTATTCTCCGGAAATTTCAGGGAAGGCATTTCGATAGGTGATTGCTTTAAAAACTCAAAACCGGCGGCGGAAAAGGTAAAAAAATACTTGTAG
- the hemH gene encoding ferrochelatase, translating into MNKIAVVIMNLGGPDSMDAIEPFLRNLFSDPDIFNLPFGQKLFAKIISKRRAPKVAEEYHLIGGKSPINEWTELQRSMLEARLRELHSTKEGELSFSIDVFTAMRYWNPLTAETAQKVAAGNYDKVILLPLYPHYSITTTGSSFNEWKRVYKGDMSRVAYIRNYYNQPLYVKAINERIDECLLKFPEERRNMVNILFSAHGTPVSLVKKGDPYSGEIRNTMETVMKLRSYSHMYHLSFQSKVGPVKWLEPATDDKLMELGSKGVKDVLVVPISFVSDHVETSFELDIEYRHNAEEAKIENYIVMTGLNDSKTFVEGLAELVSSELTGKKEILNP; encoded by the coding sequence ATGAACAAGATAGCTGTTGTAATAATGAATCTGGGTGGTCCCGACTCCATGGATGCGATAGAACCGTTTCTTCGCAATCTGTTTAGCGATCCCGATATATTCAATCTTCCTTTTGGGCAGAAGCTTTTCGCAAAGATTATTTCGAAGAGGAGAGCCCCAAAGGTTGCGGAAGAGTACCATTTGATCGGTGGAAAGTCACCTATAAACGAGTGGACAGAACTTCAAAGATCGATGCTCGAAGCGAGGCTGAGGGAACTTCATTCTACTAAAGAAGGAGAATTATCTTTTTCGATAGATGTGTTCACTGCAATGCGTTACTGGAATCCACTGACGGCAGAGACAGCACAAAAAGTTGCTGCAGGAAACTATGACAAGGTTATACTGCTTCCCCTCTACCCGCATTACTCCATCACGACAACCGGTTCATCATTCAATGAGTGGAAACGGGTGTACAAGGGCGACATGTCCCGGGTTGCTTATATCAGAAACTACTACAACCAGCCTCTTTATGTGAAAGCCATTAATGAGCGAATCGATGAGTGTCTTCTCAAATTTCCAGAAGAACGAAGGAATATGGTGAATATTCTTTTCAGTGCACACGGCACCCCCGTCAGTCTCGTAAAAAAAGGTGACCCGTACAGCGGTGAAATTCGAAACACCATGGAGACGGTGATGAAACTGCGCAGTTATTCCCACATGTATCATCTTTCGTTTCAGAGTAAGGTAGGTCCCGTAAAATGGCTGGAACCGGCGACTGACGACAAACTAATGGAACTTGGAAGCAAGGGAGTGAAGGATGTGCTTGTTGTCCCGATAAGTTTTGTCTCCGATCATGTTGAGACATCATTCGAACTGGACATCGAGTACCGGCATAATGCTGAAGAGGCTAAAATTGAAAATTACATAGTAATGACAGGATTGAACGACTCAAAAACTTTCGTGGAAGGTCTTGCTGAGCTTGTTTCATCTGAACTTACCGGAAAAAAAGAAATATTGAACCCCTGA